One Cumulibacter manganitolerans DNA window includes the following coding sequences:
- the glgX gene encoding glycogen debranching protein GlgX codes for MSPTPDRPLGACPDGRGGTMFRVRSRVAERVELCLIEADADRARVRERRVEMTPHPDGCWEAWADVGPGARYGYRVHGTHEPAVGLRANPAKLLLDPYARLIDEGSRRGLVAMEQLRDVAPDGSPDPRDTLRVAPWSVVCAARPAVASSRPPLPPGGRVIYEAHLGQLTALLPDVEPRAAGTFSALRSRFLIEHLQRLGVSTLELLPVAHWASEIAVVRRGRRNVWGYNPMGFFSPMPSYCTSRDAGAQWDEIAGAVAALHAAGIELVLDVVYNHTCEGASGDPTYHLRGLDNHAYYLAHGGEYVDASGCGNTLDAGDPFVQDLVVDSLRHWVAMTDVDGFRFDLAPVLGRRPDFSADHPLLRRIGEDELLGDRLLIAEPWDLGHGGYQLGGFTTPTRGTPWAEWNDRFRRAVRDYWRPGHGSRAELATALAGDRALWGGRPATSSIGFVTAHDGFTLHDLVAYDEKHNDDNGEHGLDGSDYNHSWNSGVEGETDNPEIRRLRARRQRSMLVCLLLQTGTPMITAGDERDRTQRGNNNPYCLDQPHLAVPWAAAPDADRLTGFVRTVTAVRRAHGALFDGQWLVHPGEDGGHAVRWLGRDGGVLSSHDWHAADKVLQMHLPAAPGHGSLLLALNGGAETAGLRLPTADRGPWRMLVDTADDTGPSPGTTVADRMSLEPYSLVVLAD; via the coding sequence GTGTCCCCCACGCCTGACCGCCCGCTCGGCGCCTGCCCGGACGGGCGCGGCGGCACCATGTTCCGGGTGCGCAGCCGCGTCGCCGAGCGCGTCGAGCTGTGCCTGATCGAGGCGGACGCCGACCGCGCCCGCGTGCGCGAGCGCCGCGTGGAGATGACCCCGCATCCGGACGGGTGCTGGGAGGCGTGGGCGGACGTCGGTCCCGGCGCCCGGTACGGCTACCGCGTGCACGGCACGCACGAGCCGGCGGTGGGACTGCGCGCCAACCCGGCGAAGCTGCTGCTCGACCCGTACGCCCGGCTGATCGACGAGGGCTCGCGCCGCGGCCTGGTCGCCATGGAGCAGCTGCGGGACGTCGCGCCCGACGGCTCCCCCGATCCGCGGGACACGCTGCGCGTCGCGCCGTGGTCGGTGGTGTGCGCCGCCCGCCCGGCCGTCGCGTCGTCGCGGCCGCCGCTGCCGCCCGGCGGCCGGGTGATCTACGAAGCGCACCTGGGCCAGCTGACCGCGCTGCTGCCGGACGTCGAGCCGCGGGCCGCGGGCACCTTCTCGGCGCTGCGCTCCCGGTTCCTGATCGAGCACCTGCAGCGGCTGGGAGTCAGCACCCTCGAGCTGCTCCCGGTGGCGCACTGGGCGTCCGAGATCGCGGTGGTGCGGCGCGGCCGGCGCAACGTGTGGGGCTACAACCCGATGGGGTTCTTCTCCCCCATGCCGTCGTACTGCACGTCGCGGGACGCCGGAGCGCAGTGGGACGAGATCGCCGGCGCGGTGGCGGCGCTGCACGCGGCGGGCATCGAGCTGGTCCTGGACGTCGTCTACAACCACACCTGCGAGGGGGCGTCGGGGGATCCCACGTACCACCTCCGCGGCCTGGACAACCACGCCTACTACCTCGCGCACGGCGGCGAGTACGTCGACGCCAGCGGCTGCGGGAACACCCTGGACGCCGGTGATCCGTTCGTCCAGGACCTCGTCGTCGACTCCCTGCGGCACTGGGTCGCGATGACCGACGTCGACGGCTTCCGTTTCGATCTGGCGCCGGTGCTCGGACGGCGGCCGGACTTCTCCGCCGACCATCCGCTGCTGCGCCGGATCGGCGAGGACGAGCTGCTCGGCGACCGGCTGCTGATCGCCGAGCCGTGGGACCTGGGGCACGGCGGCTACCAGCTCGGCGGCTTCACCACGCCGACCCGGGGGACGCCGTGGGCGGAGTGGAACGACCGGTTCCGCCGCGCCGTACGCGACTACTGGCGGCCCGGGCACGGCTCGCGCGCCGAGCTGGCGACGGCGCTGGCCGGGGACCGCGCGCTGTGGGGCGGCCGCCCGGCGACCAGCTCGATCGGGTTCGTGACGGCCCACGACGGGTTCACCCTGCACGACCTGGTGGCGTACGACGAGAAGCACAACGACGACAACGGCGAGCACGGGCTGGACGGGTCGGACTACAACCACTCGTGGAACAGCGGCGTCGAGGGCGAGACCGACAACCCCGAGATCCGCCGCCTGCGCGCGCGCCGCCAGCGGTCCATGCTGGTCTGCCTGCTGCTGCAGACCGGCACGCCGATGATCACCGCGGGTGACGAGCGCGACCGCACCCAGCGCGGCAACAACAACCCCTACTGCCTGGACCAGCCGCACCTGGCGGTGCCCTGGGCGGCGGCACCGGACGCTGACCGGCTCACCGGGTTCGTCCGCACGGTGACCGCCGTACGACGCGCGCACGGGGCGCTGTTCGACGGCCAGTGGCTGGTGCATCCCGGCGAGGACGGTGGACACGCGGTGCGGTGGCTCGGTCGGGACGGCGGCGTCCTCTCGTCGCACGACTGGCATGCCGCCGACAAGGTGCTGCAGATGCACCTGCCCGCGGCGCCGGGGCACGGAAGCCTGCTCCTGGCACTCAACGGCGGTGCCGAGACCGCCGGCCTCCGGCTGCCGACGGCCGATCGCGGCCCGTGGCGGATGCTCGTCGACACCGCCGACGACACGGGCCCGTCGCCGGGGACGACGGTGGCGGACCGGATGTCGCTCGAGCCCTACAGCCTGGTCGTCCTCGCCGACTAG
- a CDS encoding ABC transporter ATP-binding protein codes for MQTPGPLDGYESDPDLVIDMHEVSVRRGASTLLRNLSWQVELDERWVVLGRNGAGKTTLLQLAAAQMHPSGGTVHVLGERIGAVDVFELRPRIGLASASIGSRVPPREKVVDIVQSAGYSVIGRWREQYDAIDSDRALELLEQWGIARLADREFGTLSEGERKRTQICRALMTDPEMLLLDEPAAGLDLGGREDLLGRLTQFAADPYAPAIVLVTHHVEEIPRGFTHVLMLRDGEVVRQGLLEQEMSEQAIKDTFGVDVYLTQRRGRYFASIG; via the coding sequence GTGCAGACACCCGGCCCCCTGGACGGCTACGAGTCGGATCCCGACCTCGTCATCGACATGCACGAGGTCTCCGTGCGGCGCGGCGCGAGCACGCTGCTGCGCAACCTCTCGTGGCAGGTCGAGCTCGACGAGCGCTGGGTCGTGCTGGGGCGCAACGGTGCGGGCAAGACGACGCTGCTGCAGCTCGCCGCGGCCCAGATGCACCCTTCTGGCGGAACGGTCCATGTGCTCGGCGAGCGCATCGGCGCGGTCGACGTGTTCGAGCTGCGCCCGCGGATCGGGCTGGCCTCGGCCAGCATCGGCAGCCGGGTCCCGCCGCGCGAGAAGGTCGTCGACATCGTGCAGTCGGCCGGCTACTCGGTGATCGGCCGCTGGCGCGAGCAGTACGACGCCATTGACTCCGACCGCGCGCTCGAGCTGCTCGAGCAGTGGGGCATCGCCCGGCTGGCCGACCGCGAGTTCGGCACGCTCAGCGAGGGCGAGCGCAAGCGGACGCAGATCTGCCGGGCGCTGATGACCGACCCCGAGATGCTGCTGCTGGACGAGCCGGCGGCGGGTCTCGACCTGGGCGGCCGGGAGGACCTGCTCGGCAGGTTGACGCAGTTCGCCGCCGACCCGTACGCGCCGGCGATCGTGCTGGTCACCCACCACGTGGAGGAGATCCCCCGGGGGTTCACCCATGTGCTGATGCTGCGCGACGGGGAGGTCGTCCGCCAGGGCCTGCTGGAGCAGGAGATGAGCGAGCAGGCGATCAAGGACACCTTCGGCGTCGACGTCTACCTCACCCAGCGGCGGGGCCGCTACTTCGCCTCCATCGGGTAA
- a CDS encoding enoyl-CoA hydratase/isomerase family protein gives MGEFVRLEVEDGIATIRLDRPKMNALNRQVQEEIRACALEATANDDVKAVIVYGGEKVFAAGADIKEMEAMSYQDMVSRSHELQACFTAVADIPKPTVAAITGYALGGGMELSMCCDIRICADNAKVGQPEILLGIIPGGGGTQRLARLVGPSKAKDINFTGRFVDAEEALRIGMVDKVVPAEQVYEAAKEWAGQFRNSATLALRAVKAAVDGGLNGDLATGLKLESHLFASLFASEDRAIGMRSFVANGPGKAEFTGR, from the coding sequence ATGGGTGAATTCGTACGCCTCGAGGTCGAAGACGGCATCGCCACCATCCGCCTGGACCGGCCCAAGATGAACGCGCTGAACCGCCAGGTGCAGGAGGAGATCCGCGCGTGCGCGCTGGAGGCGACGGCGAACGACGACGTCAAGGCCGTCATCGTCTACGGCGGCGAGAAGGTCTTCGCCGCCGGCGCCGACATCAAGGAGATGGAGGCCATGAGCTATCAGGACATGGTCTCCCGCTCGCACGAGCTGCAGGCCTGCTTCACGGCCGTCGCCGACATCCCCAAGCCGACCGTCGCCGCGATCACCGGCTACGCGCTCGGTGGCGGCATGGAGCTGTCGATGTGCTGCGACATCCGGATCTGCGCCGACAACGCCAAGGTCGGCCAGCCGGAGATCCTGCTCGGGATCATCCCCGGCGGCGGCGGCACCCAGCGCCTCGCGCGTCTCGTGGGCCCGTCGAAGGCCAAGGACATCAACTTCACCGGCCGCTTCGTGGACGCCGAGGAGGCGCTGCGCATCGGCATGGTCGACAAGGTCGTCCCCGCGGAGCAGGTCTACGAGGCCGCGAAGGAATGGGCCGGGCAGTTCCGCAACTCCGCGACCCTCGCGCTGCGCGCGGTCAAGGCGGCCGTGGACGGCGGTCTCAACGGGGACCTTGCGACCGGCCTGAAGCTCGAGAGCCACCTGTTCGCATCGCTGTTCGCCTCCGAGGACCGCGCGATCGGCATGCGCTCGTTCGTGGCGAACGGGCCGGGCAAGGCCGAGTTCACCGGTCGCTAG
- a CDS encoding DsbA family oxidoreductase, with amino-acid sequence MTSPADTQNDTHQHDATAGGCGCGAGGCGGVCSPAADDAVVSGAAPAGPVDVHVYADVVCPWCYIGKRRLDAAVERFSAAGGEVRVRYMPFQLDPEAPLESCELMPTLIEKFGGEQQAAQTTAHITQIAATDGIDLDFDGALAANTLAAHRLLRLAGERDLGVQASLVELLMAAHFTDGKDIGDDAVLQRLCDQAGLEVSVTDYLAGEDGIEEVIEQQEAARAAGITSVPTYVFASRWGISGAQDVSTLEMVLAQVAAQADAQPGGGGGCCGGGCCG; translated from the coding sequence GTGACGAGCCCAGCAGATACCCAGAACGACACCCACCAGCACGACGCCACCGCGGGAGGTTGCGGATGCGGCGCCGGCGGCTGCGGCGGAGTCTGCTCCCCCGCCGCGGACGACGCGGTCGTGTCCGGCGCGGCGCCGGCCGGCCCGGTCGACGTCCACGTGTACGCCGACGTCGTGTGCCCCTGGTGCTACATCGGCAAGCGGCGTCTCGACGCTGCCGTCGAGCGCTTCTCCGCCGCCGGCGGCGAGGTTCGCGTGCGGTACATGCCCTTCCAGCTCGACCCGGAGGCCCCGCTGGAGTCCTGTGAGCTGATGCCGACCCTGATCGAGAAGTTCGGCGGCGAGCAGCAGGCGGCGCAGACGACCGCGCACATCACCCAGATCGCCGCGACCGACGGCATCGACCTCGACTTCGATGGCGCCCTCGCGGCCAACACCCTCGCCGCGCACCGCCTCCTGCGGCTTGCCGGCGAGCGCGACCTCGGCGTCCAGGCGTCGCTCGTCGAGCTGCTGATGGCCGCGCACTTCACCGACGGCAAGGACATCGGCGACGACGCCGTTCTGCAGCGGCTGTGCGACCAGGCCGGCCTCGAGGTGTCGGTGACCGACTACCTGGCCGGCGAGGACGGGATCGAGGAAGTGATCGAGCAGCAGGAGGCGGCCCGCGCGGCCGGCATCACGTCGGTGCCCACCTACGTGTTCGCGTCCCGCTGGGGCATCTCCGGCGCGCAGGACGTCTCCACGCTCGAGATGGTGCTGGCCCAGGTGGCGGCGCAGGCCGACGCCCAGCCCGGCGGCGGTGGCGGCTGCTGCGGCGGCGGCTGCTGCGGCTGA
- the qcrB gene encoding cytochrome bc1 complex cytochrome b subunit produces MPSNATVTSRKPANKAAAIAGEVDDRMTMAAPTRRMLNKVFPDHWSFMLGEIAMYAFIMLLLTGTYLTFFFDASMKEVVYNGSYVPLQGVPMSAAYESSLHIAFDVRGGLLIRQMHHWAALLFMSAILVHMCRVFFTGAFRKPRETNWLIGVVLLFLGMAEGFMGYSLPDDLLSGTGLRIVSAIILSIPFLGTFIHYAVFGGEFPGELIIGRFYILHVLLLPGIILALIGVHVLLVFKQKHTQWPGPKATEHNVVGHRFYPIFAAKGASLSMLVFGVITLLGGLVQINPYWLFGPYNPSQVSAGSQPDWYMFWSDGLARLFPAWEIRVFNITIPEIFLGINVLAPFIIGLILYPMIERKLTGDNAHHNLLQRPRDVPVRTALGAMSIMFYLVLSASAGNDIIAEKFDISLNAMTWIGRIGLLILPPIAYWVTYRICLGLQQHDRQVLDHGIETGILVRSPEGQYFERHQPLGPVDAHGHSHLVYGGAAVPKKMNKVGGAGRAIRGFFFPIETPPVPPTPEGLAERGIEHDEVGAGHH; encoded by the coding sequence ATGCCAAGTAACGCCACCGTCACGTCCCGCAAGCCGGCCAACAAGGCCGCGGCAATCGCGGGAGAGGTCGACGACCGGATGACCATGGCGGCGCCCACGCGCCGCATGCTCAACAAGGTCTTCCCCGACCACTGGTCGTTCATGCTGGGTGAGATCGCGATGTACGCGTTCATCATGCTGCTGCTGACCGGGACCTACCTGACGTTCTTCTTCGACGCCTCGATGAAGGAGGTCGTCTACAACGGCAGCTACGTGCCGCTGCAGGGCGTGCCGATGTCGGCGGCGTACGAGTCGTCGCTGCACATCGCCTTCGACGTCCGCGGCGGTCTGCTGATCCGCCAGATGCACCACTGGGCGGCGCTGCTGTTCATGTCGGCGATCCTCGTGCACATGTGCCGCGTGTTCTTCACCGGCGCGTTCCGCAAGCCGCGGGAGACCAACTGGCTGATCGGCGTCGTCCTGCTGTTCCTCGGCATGGCCGAGGGCTTCATGGGCTACTCGCTCCCCGACGACCTGCTCTCGGGCACGGGCCTGCGCATCGTCTCGGCGATCATCCTGTCGATCCCGTTCCTCGGCACGTTCATCCACTACGCGGTGTTCGGCGGCGAGTTCCCCGGCGAGCTGATCATCGGGCGGTTCTACATCCTGCACGTGCTGCTGCTGCCGGGCATCATCCTGGCGCTGATCGGCGTGCACGTGCTGCTGGTGTTCAAGCAGAAGCACACCCAGTGGCCCGGCCCGAAGGCGACCGAGCACAACGTGGTCGGGCATCGCTTCTACCCGATCTTCGCGGCCAAGGGTGCGTCCCTGTCGATGCTGGTGTTCGGCGTGATCACGCTGCTCGGCGGCCTCGTGCAGATCAACCCCTACTGGCTGTTCGGCCCCTACAACCCGTCGCAGGTCTCCGCCGGCTCCCAGCCGGACTGGTACATGTTCTGGTCGGACGGCCTGGCGCGGCTCTTCCCCGCCTGGGAGATCCGGGTCTTCAACATCACGATCCCGGAGATCTTCCTCGGCATCAACGTGCTCGCCCCGTTCATCATCGGGCTGATCCTCTACCCGATGATTGAGCGCAAGCTGACCGGCGACAACGCGCATCACAACCTGCTGCAGCGGCCGCGTGACGTGCCCGTGCGCACCGCGCTGGGTGCCATGTCGATCATGTTCTACCTGGTGCTGTCGGCGTCCGCCGGCAACGACATCATCGCCGAGAAGTTCGACATCTCGCTCAACGCGATGACCTGGATCGGCCGCATCGGCCTGCTGATCCTGCCGCCGATCGCCTACTGGGTGACGTACCGGATCTGCCTCGGCCTGCAGCAGCACGATCGCCAGGTGCTCGATCACGGCATCGAGACCGGCATCCTGGTGCGCTCGCCCGAGGGCCAGTACTTCGAGCGGCACCAGCCGCTGGGCCCGGTCGACGCGCACGGCCACTCGCATCTCGTCTACGGCGGTGCGGCCGTGCCGAAGAAGATGAACAAGGTGGGCGGCGCCGGCCGCGCCATCCGCGGGTTCTTCTTCCCGATCGAGACACCGCCGGTCCCCCCGACCCCGGAAGGGCTGGCCGAGCGCGGCATCGAGCACGACGAGGTCGGTGCCGGGCACCACTAG
- the qcrA gene encoding cytochrome bc1 complex Rieske iron-sulfur subunit — protein sequence MSGFNQPPADEPTVPPADEPAHDDSPAGVAREYTASKHTATVSDERLSQMTTAELVELGGDLDHVRVISQEYPFEAGSRGEKRAERRVALCFTLAAVLGLAFVGLFLFWPWKVNAEAPTDTSNLALWYTPLLGLTLGGSLALLGAGLVIWAKKLMPHEVAIQERHEGASPEIERRATAATLMAGAESLGLGRRKMIRNSLLGAGGVLGLATVFSLGGLIKNPYNDHALFHTAWKKGTRLLRANGTPVRPGDMEPGSMETVYPFTENMAHQSDTPTMLIRMHHDQAEKFKARPMNVDKDWGGSARWNEYVAYSKICTHLGCPVSLYERETGKILCPCHQSQFQITQDAKPVFGPATRSLPALPIDVDDEGYFVAKSDFREPVGPAFWDRRFGVTKNAK from the coding sequence ATGAGCGGTTTCAACCAGCCGCCGGCCGACGAGCCGACGGTGCCTCCGGCCGACGAGCCGGCACACGACGACTCCCCCGCCGGCGTCGCCCGTGAGTACACGGCGTCCAAGCACACCGCGACGGTCAGCGACGAGCGGCTCTCGCAGATGACGACCGCCGAGCTCGTCGAGCTCGGCGGCGACCTGGACCACGTCCGGGTGATCTCGCAGGAGTACCCCTTCGAGGCCGGCTCACGCGGCGAGAAGCGCGCCGAGCGCCGGGTGGCGCTGTGCTTCACCCTCGCGGCCGTCCTCGGCCTGGCGTTCGTCGGGCTCTTCCTCTTCTGGCCGTGGAAGGTCAACGCCGAGGCGCCGACCGACACCAGCAACCTCGCGCTGTGGTACACCCCGCTGCTCGGCCTGACCCTCGGCGGGTCGCTGGCGCTGCTGGGTGCCGGCCTGGTGATCTGGGCGAAGAAGCTGATGCCGCACGAGGTCGCGATCCAGGAGCGTCACGAGGGCGCGTCGCCGGAGATCGAGCGCCGCGCGACCGCGGCGACCCTCATGGCCGGCGCGGAGTCGCTCGGCCTCGGCCGTCGCAAGATGATCCGCAACTCGCTGCTCGGCGCCGGTGGCGTTCTGGGCCTGGCCACCGTGTTCTCGCTCGGCGGCCTGATCAAGAACCCCTACAACGACCACGCCCTGTTCCACACCGCGTGGAAGAAGGGCACCCGCCTGCTGCGCGCCAACGGCACGCCGGTCCGTCCCGGCGACATGGAGCCCGGCTCGATGGAGACGGTCTACCCGTTCACCGAGAACATGGCGCACCAGTCCGACACCCCGACCATGCTCATCCGCATGCACCACGACCAGGCCGAGAAGTTCAAGGCCCGGCCGATGAACGTGGACAAGGACTGGGGCGGCTCGGCCCGCTGGAACGAGTACGTCGCGTACTCGAAGATCTGCACGCACCTCGGCTGCCCCGTCTCGCTGTACGAGCGGGAGACCGGCAAGATCCTCTGCCCGTGCCACCAGAGCCAGTTCCAGATCACCCAGGACGCCAAGCCGGTGTTCGGTCCGGCAACTCGTTCGCTGCCGGCTCTTCCGATTGATGTCGACGACGAGGGATACTTCGTCGCTAAGAGCGATTTCCGCGAGCCGGTCGGGCCGGCCTTCTGGGATCGCCGGTTTGGGGTGACCAAGAATGCCAAGTAA
- the qcrC gene encoding cytochrome bc1 complex diheme cytochrome c subunit, with product MSATVKPSQAAAKAAEKRTARKGVVRRAGALAGALAVVGTMYSMATPGVAEEPTSGASDQIKAGQEIYDKSCITCHGANLEGVTDRGPALAGVGSAAVYFQVSTGRMPMAQQGPQAPRKQVFFDHDQIAALSAYVGQYGGPETPKVTEEDLSKANLADGGELFRLNCASCHSFTAQGGALSSGKHAPALKNASPAQIYAAMLTGPQNMPVFGPNQLSDEEKKNIIAYVEMLKKNNNPGGASIGRTGPVPESLVIWLGAMSVLLVGTIWIAGKS from the coding sequence ATGAGCGCCACCGTGAAGCCCTCCCAGGCTGCCGCGAAGGCCGCCGAGAAGCGCACCGCGCGCAAGGGCGTCGTACGCCGCGCCGGGGCCCTGGCCGGTGCCCTCGCCGTCGTCGGAACGATGTACTCGATGGCCACGCCGGGCGTGGCCGAGGAGCCGACGTCCGGCGCCTCCGACCAGATCAAGGCCGGCCAGGAGATCTACGACAAGTCGTGCATCACCTGCCACGGCGCCAACCTCGAAGGCGTCACCGACCGTGGGCCCGCCCTGGCCGGCGTCGGCTCGGCGGCCGTGTACTTCCAGGTCTCCACCGGCCGCATGCCGATGGCCCAGCAGGGCCCGCAGGCACCGCGCAAGCAGGTGTTCTTCGATCACGACCAGATCGCCGCGCTGTCGGCGTACGTCGGCCAGTACGGCGGCCCGGAGACCCCCAAGGTGACCGAGGAGGACCTCTCGAAGGCCAACCTCGCGGACGGTGGCGAGCTGTTCCGGCTGAACTGCGCCTCGTGCCACAGCTTCACCGCGCAGGGCGGCGCGCTGTCCTCGGGCAAGCACGCGCCGGCGCTGAAGAACGCCTCCCCGGCGCAGATCTACGCCGCGATGCTGACCGGTCCGCAGAACATGCCCGTCTTCGGGCCCAACCAGCTCAGCGATGAGGAGAAGAAGAACATCATCGCGTACGTCGAGATGCTCAAGAAGAACAACAACCCGGGCGGTGCCTCGATCGGGCGCACCGGTCCCGTTCCCGAGAGCCTCGTCATCTGGCTCGGCGCCATGAGCGTCCTTCTCGTCGGAACGATCTGGATTGCAGGTAAGTCATGA
- the ctaE gene encoding aa3-type cytochrome oxidase subunit III: MTTATPAFKSEQLHSLSRPNMVSVGTIVWLSSELMFFAGLFAMYFTAKAIHGQEAWPPPPTELNHIYALVFTVILVASSVTCQFGVFAAERGDAFGLRRWYSLSFLMGLIFVLGQANEYVVLVTEHHTTISSSIYGSVFFLTTGFHGLHVIGGLVAFVFILIRSTMGRFTPAQATSAIVVSYYWHFVDVVWIGLFTVIYIMTWQ, from the coding sequence GTGACGACTGCAACCCCCGCCTTCAAGTCAGAGCAGCTGCACTCGCTCTCCCGACCGAACATGGTCAGCGTCGGGACGATCGTGTGGCTCTCCAGCGAGCTGATGTTCTTCGCCGGGCTCTTCGCCATGTACTTCACGGCGAAGGCCATCCACGGCCAGGAGGCGTGGCCGCCGCCGCCGACGGAGCTGAACCACATCTATGCGCTGGTGTTCACGGTGATCCTGGTCGCCTCGTCGGTCACCTGCCAGTTCGGCGTGTTCGCCGCCGAGCGGGGTGACGCCTTCGGCCTGCGGCGCTGGTACTCCCTGTCCTTCCTGATGGGCCTGATCTTCGTCCTCGGCCAGGCCAACGAGTACGTCGTCCTGGTGACCGAGCACCACACGACGATCTCCTCGAGCATCTACGGCTCGGTGTTCTTCCTGACCACCGGATTCCACGGGCTGCACGTCATCGGCGGCCTGGTCGCATTCGTCTTCATCCTGATCCGCTCCACCATGGGCCGCTTCACGCCCGCGCAGGCGACCTCGGCCATCGTCGTGTCGTACTACTGGCACTTCGTCGACGTCGTCTGGATCGGCCTGTTCACGGTCATCTACATCATGACGTGGCAGTAG
- a CDS encoding cytochrome c oxidase assembly protein, with protein MQTLFAIGVDPADLPPFTVGALFTQSSVDPLLVTGVVLVAAAYLLGVERLRRGGVHWPVGRTVSFLVGGLGTLSFVTMSGVGAYDETLFSVHMVQHMVLVMITPIFLALGAPVTLALRALPKGGRRRLTAVLHWRVARFYMHPLVGFLLFIGSPWLLYFTGWYEASVENVWLHELLHVHFLVSGCIFFWPLVGLDPIPGRVGYPFRILIMFATMPFHAFLGLTIMQYSSLLAGGYYQSLDLPWSDPFSDQRVGGGLLWASGELVGLLMVGAALYQWMRASEREAAREDRRLDREEALRLHEQAQAAPEPPAPGG; from the coding sequence GTGCAGACGTTGTTCGCCATCGGTGTCGACCCCGCCGACCTCCCGCCGTTCACGGTGGGCGCGCTGTTCACCCAGTCGTCGGTGGACCCGCTGCTGGTCACCGGGGTGGTGCTGGTGGCGGCCGCCTATCTGCTCGGTGTGGAGCGGCTGCGCCGCGGTGGGGTGCACTGGCCGGTCGGGCGCACCGTCTCGTTCCTGGTCGGCGGACTGGGCACCTTGTCCTTCGTGACGATGTCCGGCGTCGGCGCGTACGACGAGACCCTGTTCAGCGTGCACATGGTGCAGCACATGGTGCTGGTGATGATCACGCCGATCTTCCTGGCGCTGGGCGCGCCGGTGACCCTGGCGCTGCGGGCGCTGCCCAAGGGGGGCCGTCGGCGGCTGACCGCCGTGCTGCACTGGCGAGTCGCTCGTTTCTACATGCATCCGCTCGTCGGTTTCCTGCTGTTCATCGGGAGCCCGTGGCTGCTGTACTTCACCGGTTGGTACGAGGCGTCGGTGGAGAACGTCTGGCTGCACGAGCTGCTGCACGTGCACTTCCTGGTGTCCGGCTGCATCTTCTTCTGGCCCCTGGTGGGGCTCGACCCGATCCCGGGACGGGTCGGCTACCCGTTCCGCATCCTCATCATGTTCGCGACCATGCCCTTCCACGCCTTCCTCGGGCTGACGATCATGCAGTACAGCTCGCTGCTCGCGGGTGGCTACTACCAGTCCCTGGACCTGCCCTGGAGCGACCCGTTCTCCGACCAGCGGGTCGGCGGGGGTCTGCTGTGGGCCTCGGGCGAGCTGGTCGGCCTGCTGATGGTCGGCGCGGCCCTGTACCAATGGATGCGGGCGTCCGAGCGCGAGGCCGCCCGCGAGGATCGGCGCCTCGATCGCGAGGAGGCGCTGCGGCTGCATGAGCAGGCCCAAGCCGCCCCGGAACCGCCCGCGCCCGGCGGGTAA